Proteins encoded by one window of Streptomyces sp. NBC_01571:
- a CDS encoding NAD kinase has translation MTQTRARTVFLLAHTGRPAAIRSAELVVQGLLRSGLGVRVLEAEAADLPLPPEVELVREATPQCLDGCELLIVLGGDGTLLRGAEFARASGVPMLGVNLGSVGFLAEAERDDLDKVVDRVVTKAYEVEERMTVDVVVHRNGDIVHTDWALNEAAVQKVSAEKLLEVILEIDGRPVTGFGCDGIVCATPTGSTAYAFSAGGPVVWPEVEALLMVPISAHALFAKPLVTSPDSVLAVEVLPHIPPGVLWCDGRRTVELPPGARVEVRRGAVPVRLARLHHASFTDRLVAKFALPVAGWRGAPH, from the coding sequence TTGACACAGACCCGAGCTCGTACTGTTTTCCTGCTCGCCCACACCGGGCGGCCCGCTGCGATCCGCAGCGCCGAACTCGTCGTCCAGGGGCTGCTGCGCTCCGGACTCGGGGTCCGCGTCCTGGAGGCGGAGGCGGCGGACCTGCCGCTGCCGCCCGAGGTGGAACTCGTCAGGGAGGCCACCCCGCAGTGCCTCGACGGGTGCGAACTGCTGATCGTGCTCGGCGGTGACGGGACCCTGCTGCGCGGCGCCGAGTTCGCCCGCGCGTCCGGCGTCCCGATGCTCGGCGTCAACCTCGGCAGCGTCGGGTTCCTCGCCGAGGCCGAGCGGGACGACCTCGACAAGGTCGTCGACCGGGTGGTCACCAAGGCCTACGAGGTCGAGGAGCGGATGACCGTTGACGTCGTCGTGCACCGCAACGGCGACATCGTGCACACCGACTGGGCGCTGAACGAGGCCGCCGTGCAGAAGGTCTCCGCCGAGAAGCTCCTGGAGGTCATCCTGGAGATCGACGGACGGCCGGTCACCGGCTTCGGCTGCGACGGCATCGTCTGCGCGACCCCCACCGGGTCCACGGCGTACGCCTTCTCCGCGGGCGGGCCCGTGGTGTGGCCGGAGGTCGAGGCGCTGCTCATGGTGCCGATCAGCGCGCACGCGCTGTTCGCCAAGCCGTTGGTGACCTCGCCCGACTCCGTGCTCGCGGTGGAGGTGTTGCCGCACATTCCGCCCGGCGTGCTGTGGTGCGACGGGCGGCGCACGGTGGAGCTGCCGCCGGGAGCACGGGTCGAGGTACGGCGCGGAGCCGTTCCGGTACGGCTCGCACGGCTGCACCACGCGTCGTTCACCGACCGGCTGGTCGCGAAGTTCGCGCTGCCGGTGGCGGGGTGGCGGGGAGCACCGCACTGA
- a CDS encoding TlyA family RNA methyltransferase, translated as MAGVARRRLDAELVRRKLARSREHAGQLIAAGRVTVGKTLATKSATQVETAAAIVVTRDDADPDYVSRGGHKLAGALAAFVPRGLRVEGRRALDAGASTGGFTDVLLRAGAAHVVAVDVGYGQLAWSLQSDERVTVKDRTNVRELTLEAIDGEPVDLVVGDLSFIPLGLVLPALVRCAAPDADLVMMVKPQFEVGKERLGSGGVVRSPELRAEAVRGVAGRAAELGLGVEGVTASPLPGPSGNVEYFLWLRAGSPELDPADVDRAVAEGPR; from the coding sequence GCCGCCTCGACGCCGAGCTGGTCCGCCGGAAACTCGCCCGCTCGCGCGAACACGCCGGCCAGCTGATCGCCGCGGGCAGGGTCACCGTCGGCAAGACCCTGGCGACCAAGTCCGCCACCCAGGTGGAGACCGCGGCCGCGATCGTGGTCACCCGGGACGACGCCGACCCCGACTACGTCTCGCGCGGCGGGCACAAACTCGCGGGCGCCCTGGCGGCCTTCGTACCCCGGGGCCTGCGGGTCGAGGGACGGCGCGCACTGGACGCCGGAGCGTCCACCGGAGGCTTCACCGACGTACTGCTGCGCGCGGGCGCCGCCCATGTCGTCGCCGTCGACGTCGGCTACGGTCAACTCGCCTGGTCTCTGCAGAGCGATGAACGCGTCACCGTCAAGGACCGTACGAACGTACGCGAGTTGACGTTGGAGGCGATCGATGGGGAGCCCGTGGACCTTGTTGTCGGGGATCTGTCCTTCATCCCGCTCGGACTGGTGCTGCCCGCCCTCGTGCGGTGCGCGGCGCCCGACGCCGACCTGGTGATGATGGTCAAGCCGCAGTTCGAGGTGGGGAAGGAACGACTGGGCAGTGGTGGAGTCGTACGCAGTCCGGAACTGCGCGCCGAAGCGGTGCGCGGAGTGGCCGGACGGGCCGCGGAACTGGGGCTCGGGGTGGAGGGCGTGACCGCCAGCCCGCTGCCCGGGCCCTCGGGCAATGTCGAGTACTTTCTGTGGCTGCGTGCCGGGTCACCCGAACTCGACCCGGCCGACGTTGACCGTGCAGTGGCGGAGGGGCCGCGTTGA